One genomic region from Halobacteriovorax vibrionivorans encodes:
- the arsB gene encoding ACR3 family arsenite efflux transporter encodes MGFFERYLSIWVTICIVAGIILGKVLGSSISILSEMNIATVNIPVAILVWLMIFPMMVQIDFNSIADVGKNPKGLSLTIVINWLIKPFTMAFFAWLFFSKIYAAYLSPELAQEYIAGAILLGAAPCTAMVFVWSYLTKGDPEYTLVQVAINDLILLVAFIPIVQFLLGVTSISIPYDTLISSVVIFVVIPLLAGYIANKVLIKNFGMKWFQEVFMARLKPVSIVALLTTLVLLFAFQGEKILANPLHILLIAIPLTIQTYFIFFVSWGIGRKMCLPHNILSPGSMIGASNFFELAVAVAIALFGLNSGAALTTVVGVLIEVPVMLSLVKIANKWRY; translated from the coding sequence ATGGGATTTTTTGAGCGCTATTTAAGTATTTGGGTAACTATCTGTATCGTCGCAGGTATTATTCTAGGAAAGGTCCTTGGTTCATCAATTTCAATTTTAAGTGAGATGAATATAGCGACTGTTAATATCCCTGTTGCTATTCTTGTTTGGCTGATGATATTTCCAATGATGGTACAAATTGATTTTAATTCCATTGCTGATGTTGGAAAAAATCCCAAAGGTCTAAGCTTAACAATTGTCATCAACTGGCTAATTAAGCCTTTTACAATGGCCTTCTTTGCATGGTTATTCTTCTCAAAAATTTATGCTGCTTACTTAAGTCCAGAGCTTGCACAAGAATATATTGCGGGAGCAATTCTCTTAGGTGCTGCTCCTTGTACCGCCATGGTCTTTGTTTGGTCTTACTTAACAAAAGGTGATCCTGAGTACACACTTGTTCAAGTGGCCATTAATGATTTAATTCTTCTTGTTGCTTTCATTCCTATCGTTCAATTCCTACTTGGAGTCACAAGTATTTCTATTCCTTACGACACACTAATAAGTTCAGTCGTGATCTTTGTCGTAATTCCTCTACTTGCAGGCTATATCGCAAATAAAGTCTTAATTAAGAATTTTGGGATGAAATGGTTTCAAGAGGTCTTTATGGCACGCCTTAAACCAGTTTCAATTGTTGCTCTTTTAACAACCCTTGTTCTACTCTTTGCCTTTCAAGGGGAAAAAATCTTAGCGAACCCGCTTCACATTCTTCTGATAGCAATTCCTCTTACAATTCAGACTTACTTTATCTTCTTTGTGAGTTGGGGAATTGGTCGCAAGATGTGCTTACCACATAATATCTTGTCCCCTGGTTCAATGATTGGTGCCAGTAACTTTTTTGAACTTGCTGTGGCCGTTGCTATTGCTCTTTTTGGACTCAACTCAGGAGCGGCCCTAACAACTGTTGTGGGAGTTCTTATTGAAGTTCCGGTTATGCTTAGTCTTGTTAAGATTGCAAATAAATGGCGCTATTAA
- the folE2 gene encoding GTP cyclohydrolase FolE2, translating to MKNIEALRNSSEDILNCQIKDDTGLNDFQKTANDVHIAIPKVGIERFRIPLNFEHRDGSVRSTDAQASMFVFLEAHKTGANMSRFCNILQAEGLEKNVNNEFFATVLRRYRTDLRDYDTEPLIPQAHLTLDFNYPVKQQSLKSGNWGWQYYNVSMEGIEGRDGIPYINLTLKYEYSSTCPCSLSMSKQYEEQYRNGETTEGSGIASAHSQRSVATITVKYKAESKFHVEDLIELMRIALPTETQSLVKRLDEQAFAILNGDNPMFVEHSTRRISEVLNSEKEILDWQAKVEHLESLHSHNAVGYIRKEHPKA from the coding sequence ATGAAAAACATCGAAGCGCTTAGAAATAGCAGCGAAGATATCTTAAACTGCCAGATCAAAGATGATACTGGACTTAATGATTTCCAAAAAACGGCGAATGACGTGCATATCGCAATTCCAAAAGTTGGGATTGAGAGATTTCGTATTCCACTAAATTTTGAACACAGAGATGGAAGTGTGCGCTCAACTGACGCACAAGCTTCAATGTTTGTTTTCTTAGAAGCACACAAGACAGGTGCAAACATGTCTCGCTTCTGTAACATCCTTCAAGCAGAAGGACTTGAGAAGAACGTTAATAACGAATTCTTCGCAACAGTACTTAGAAGATACCGTACAGATCTTCGTGACTATGATACAGAACCATTGATTCCACAGGCCCACCTAACGCTAGACTTTAACTATCCAGTTAAGCAACAGTCACTAAAATCAGGAAACTGGGGTTGGCAATACTACAATGTATCAATGGAAGGAATTGAAGGTCGTGATGGTATTCCATACATCAATTTAACACTTAAGTATGAATACTCATCGACATGCCCATGTTCTCTTTCAATGTCTAAGCAATATGAAGAGCAATACAGAAATGGTGAAACAACGGAAGGAAGTGGTATCGCTTCTGCTCACTCACAAAGATCAGTTGCTACGATTACTGTTAAATACAAAGCAGAGTCGAAATTTCATGTTGAGGACTTAATTGAACTAATGAGAATCGCACTTCCTACAGAGACTCAATCTCTTGTTAAGAGACTTGATGAGCAGGCATTTGCAATCTTAAACGGTGATAATCCAATGTTTGTTGAGCACTCTACAAGAAGAATCTCAGAGGTTCTAAACTCTGAAAAAGAAATCCTAGACTGGCAGGCCAAGGTTGAGCACCTAGAAAGCTTACACAGCCATAATGCTGTCGGATATATCAGAAAAGAACACCCAAAAGCATAA
- a CDS encoding helix-turn-helix domain-containing protein yields the protein MDKTNSPHIGQEPLGLIDQVVNDLTDNLKSYRNIKIGVRLISDKSGVSERTIYRLLAKENKPTYQTLLKLYRAIYNTNNDTLLLSLVPKVIKNEINKCNPNRASEGIQFHENIETQMLYDRTFAEIYILAACSPITNELIQYRYGMSGMLTLEKMLDMKALRQTKAGLYTLGENQTNFSAKTLKRLGMSLIEKYSKPQDAEDYGNNIIGFYAEGLSDEAYNRWLEVDAKAFEEKIKIANESKSKGTKRSFTFMVTDTLNEK from the coding sequence ATGGATAAAACCAACTCCCCACATATCGGCCAAGAACCTCTTGGGCTTATCGATCAAGTCGTTAATGATTTGACTGATAATCTGAAAAGCTATCGCAATATAAAAATTGGCGTAAGACTTATCTCTGATAAAAGTGGAGTTAGTGAAAGGACAATTTATCGATTACTGGCCAAGGAAAATAAGCCTACATACCAAACACTTCTAAAGCTTTACCGAGCTATTTATAACACTAATAATGACACACTTTTATTATCTCTAGTTCCTAAAGTGATTAAGAACGAGATTAATAAGTGTAATCCAAATAGAGCAAGTGAAGGTATTCAGTTTCACGAGAATATTGAAACTCAAATGTTATATGATCGAACTTTTGCTGAGATTTATATCTTAGCGGCATGTTCACCAATAACCAATGAGCTAATTCAATATCGCTACGGTATGAGTGGAATGCTAACTTTAGAAAAGATGCTTGATATGAAAGCGCTCCGACAGACAAAGGCGGGACTGTATACCCTTGGAGAGAATCAAACGAATTTCAGCGCAAAAACACTTAAGCGCTTAGGAATGTCACTAATTGAAAAGTATAGTAAACCACAAGATGCAGAAGACTATGGAAATAATATCATCGGCTTCTACGCAGAAGGTTTGAGTGATGAAGCTTATAACCGTTGGCTTGAAGTCGACGCTAAGGCTTTTGAAGAAAAGATAAAAATTGCAAATGAGAGTAAATCAAAAGGAACAAAGAGATCTTTTACATTTATGGTAACAGATACTTTGAATGAGAAATAA
- a CDS encoding sulfite exporter TauE/SafE family protein produces the protein MIFLLYLAVGAFVGTLSGLFGIGGGVIIVPTLLLIFKEQGFSSDITMFMALGTSLATIVVTAASSTLRHYNMGNLIVEVSKKLIPPILVGICVGAYLVNQVKASTLEALFITYLYLVSLKMILYKVKVDEPKETSKFLYGITGFIIGLKSSILGIGGGTISVPFLTWRGYPMKNAVGTSASIGIPIALTGSAFYIYNGFDKLTPEYSLGYVYLPAFFGISIASFFFTKLGAKISSVANQVLMKKIFAIMLILIAIKKTTSFIS, from the coding sequence ATGATTTTTCTCTTATATTTGGCCGTTGGCGCTTTTGTTGGAACACTTTCAGGTTTATTTGGAATCGGTGGCGGTGTAATTATTGTCCCAACTCTCTTACTCATTTTTAAAGAACAAGGATTTTCATCAGATATTACGATGTTTATGGCCCTTGGTACTTCTCTAGCAACAATTGTTGTAACAGCAGCTTCTTCAACACTAAGACATTATAATATGGGTAACCTAATCGTTGAGGTTTCTAAGAAGCTTATCCCACCTATTTTAGTCGGTATTTGTGTCGGTGCATATTTAGTAAATCAGGTAAAAGCTTCAACTCTTGAGGCTTTGTTTATCACTTATCTTTATTTAGTTTCATTAAAAATGATTTTGTACAAAGTAAAAGTTGATGAACCAAAAGAGACATCTAAATTTCTCTATGGAATAACTGGATTTATCATTGGCCTTAAATCATCAATTCTTGGGATTGGGGGTGGAACAATTAGTGTCCCTTTTTTAACATGGCGTGGTTATCCTATGAAAAATGCTGTAGGAACATCCGCATCAATTGGTATTCCAATCGCGCTCACTGGTAGCGCATTTTACATCTATAACGGTTTTGATAAGCTAACTCCAGAATACTCTCTTGGTTATGTCTACTTACCAGCATTTTTTGGAATTTCAATTGCAAGCTTCTTTTTCACAAAGCTTGGAGCAAAGATTTCAAGTGTGGCCAATCAAGTGCTTATGAAAAAGATTTTTGCTATTATGCTTATCCTAATAGCGATAAAGAAGACGACTAGTTTTATCTCTTAA
- a CDS encoding Lrp/AsnC ligand binding domain-containing protein, with the protein MAEKYEIDSTDKKIIKLLEKDARMPFLEMARKIGVSGGTIHQRVEKLKEAGIIIGSSIKVDYAKLGHGVVVLLGLHLVNARDIHKVIDKLEKMDEIVEAYYTTGDYALIVKIMVKDINHFHEFLIGKIQMIKEIQSTESFISLKQVIDKSLNV; encoded by the coding sequence ATGGCCGAAAAATACGAAATTGATAGTACTGATAAGAAGATAATTAAGCTTTTGGAAAAAGATGCCCGCATGCCCTTCCTTGAAATGGCCAGAAAAATAGGGGTTTCAGGTGGTACTATTCATCAAAGAGTGGAAAAGCTTAAGGAAGCTGGCATTATCATAGGAAGCTCTATAAAGGTTGATTATGCTAAGCTTGGTCATGGTGTTGTGGTTCTTCTTGGCCTTCACTTAGTTAATGCACGAGATATTCACAAAGTAATTGATAAGCTCGAGAAAATGGATGAAATCGTTGAAGCCTATTATACGACAGGTGATTATGCATTAATTGTAAAAATCATGGTTAAGGATATAAATCACTTTCATGAATTTCTTATTGGAAAGATTCAGATGATTAAAGAGATTCAATCGACAGAGTCTTTCATTAGCTTAAAACAAGTAATTGATAAGAGCCTAAACGTTTAA
- the asnB gene encoding asparagine synthase B, with the protein MCGFSVFTGIVDKEEFEVKFDLIAHRGPDQRAIHSLKDGLMGFHRLAIMDLTDAGSQPFISKAKTHLVCNGEIYNHRLLKTDYIERYDFQSDSDCEVIIPIFEEYGIEKLLLSLDGEFAFVIEQDGKFFAGRDPIGIRPLFYGYGVEDGKIAFASEVKALQELCSDIKPFPPGHYYADGKFVSYFDVREIKTRKEEDLEAVYKGIHDHLVEGVKKRLDADAPVGFLLSGGLDSSLVCAIAAKLSDKPIKTFAVGIDTNPIDLKYARIVADFLGSEHHEIIFTKEEAFAHLSELVHKLETWDITTIRASMGMSLVCKYIREKTDVKVVLTGEVSDELFGYKYTDFAPSAIEFQKEAQKRVHELYLYDVLRADRSISSHSLEARVPFSDKAFIEYVMGIAPEQKMNWSGEGKYLLRKAFDHSEYLPDEILWREKAAFSDAVGHDMVDWLKALAEDKYSDSDVAQAREKYEHGTPFTKESLMYREIFETHFPDKAHLIKDFWMPNKEWENCQVDDPSARVLPNYGDSGK; encoded by the coding sequence ATGTGTGGATTTAGTGTTTTTACCGGAATAGTTGATAAAGAAGAGTTTGAAGTTAAGTTCGATTTAATCGCACACCGCGGTCCAGATCAAAGAGCAATTCACTCTTTGAAAGATGGCCTAATGGGATTTCACCGACTTGCCATTATGGACCTGACAGATGCTGGTTCTCAGCCTTTTATCTCAAAAGCTAAAACACACCTTGTTTGTAATGGAGAAATTTATAATCATCGTCTTTTAAAAACAGACTATATTGAACGCTATGACTTTCAGTCAGACTCTGATTGTGAAGTGATCATCCCTATTTTTGAAGAATATGGTATTGAGAAGTTACTTCTATCACTCGATGGTGAATTTGCTTTTGTTATCGAACAAGATGGTAAGTTCTTTGCAGGCCGAGACCCTATTGGTATCCGTCCCCTCTTTTATGGTTATGGTGTTGAGGACGGAAAGATTGCCTTTGCCTCTGAAGTAAAGGCCCTACAAGAACTATGTAGTGATATTAAACCATTTCCACCAGGTCACTACTACGCTGATGGTAAATTTGTTTCATATTTTGATGTGAGAGAAATTAAAACAAGAAAAGAAGAAGATCTTGAAGCGGTTTATAAGGGAATCCATGATCACCTTGTAGAAGGTGTTAAAAAACGTCTTGATGCAGATGCTCCAGTTGGTTTTCTACTCTCAGGTGGACTTGATTCATCACTAGTTTGCGCTATAGCTGCAAAGTTAAGTGATAAACCAATTAAAACATTTGCTGTGGGTATTGATACAAACCCAATTGATTTAAAATATGCGCGAATTGTTGCAGACTTTCTAGGAAGCGAGCATCATGAAATTATCTTTACAAAAGAAGAAGCGTTTGCCCATCTCTCAGAGCTAGTTCATAAGCTTGAAACATGGGATATCACAACGATTAGGGCCTCAATGGGTATGTCTCTGGTTTGTAAGTACATCCGTGAGAAAACTGATGTGAAGGTTGTCCTAACAGGCGAAGTTAGTGATGAGCTCTTTGGATATAAGTATACAGACTTTGCACCAAGTGCAATTGAATTTCAAAAAGAAGCACAAAAGCGTGTTCATGAATTATATCTCTATGATGTTCTAAGAGCTGATCGCTCGATTAGTTCTCATTCACTTGAAGCGCGAGTACCTTTTAGTGATAAGGCCTTTATTGAATATGTTATGGGTATTGCACCAGAGCAAAAGATGAATTGGTCTGGTGAGGGTAAATACCTTCTTAGAAAAGCTTTTGATCATAGTGAGTACTTACCGGATGAGATTCTTTGGCGTGAAAAAGCGGCATTCTCAGATGCTGTAGGACACGATATGGTTGATTGGTTAAAGGCGCTTGCTGAAGATAAGTACAGCGATTCAGACGTTGCTCAGGCACGTGAGAAATATGAGCATGGTACACCTTTTACAAAAGAGTCGTTAATGTATCGAGAAATCTTTGAAACACATTTTCCAGATAAAGCACATTTAATTAAAGATTTTTGGATGCCAAATAAAGAATGGGAAAACTGTCAGGTAGATGATCCATCCGCACGAGTTTTACCAAACTACGGAGACTCAGGAAAATAA
- the lon gene encoding endopeptidase La: MSDKKSTESKNLPLLPLRDMIIFPHMVVPLFVGREKSINALEEASKNGNELFLVTQKDASILNPDREDVYNVGTVVNIIQMLRLPDNTVKVLIEGKYRATIDEFEARSEGYWADVSKCVPEVPEQVKIEATVRSIKNVFEQYVKLNKRIPPELLMSISSITDPSRLADIIVAHLSMKIPEKQEILEAVDIEQRLQLLLEKMQGEIEIINVERRIRTRVKSQMEKSQKEYYLNEQMNAIQKELGQKDEKSEVQEMEERLAKKKMPEEAVKRVTKEIKKLKSMSPMSAESAVVRNYIDWMLSLPWGEYTEDNNDVEHAREVLDDHHFGMKDVKERILEYLAVRSLVGSEGKGTILCLAGPPGVGKTSICQSLAESLGRKFERVSLGGVRDESEIRGHRRTYVGAMPGKIISAVKKAGTSNPVILLDEIDKMTSDMRGDPAAAMLEVLDPAQNKNFGDHYIEVEYDLSKVMFVMTANDLGQIPGPLRDRMEIINLAGYTPIEKTQIAKKYLAPRAWKDNGLDAYEYSMSENTIMDVVRGYTKEAGVRGLERQFNTIARKIATDVVTKDIEKGKKFTITSKQLKKFLGPVKFDDNVIEEQPEVGLVNGLAYTSVGGCMLHIEVIAVPGKGGIQITGKLGEVMTESAKAAMSYVRSIAGRLGIDKEWFETHDIHIHAPEGATPKDGPSAGITMVTAITSAISGIPVRQDVAMTGEVTIRGRVLPIGGLKEKMLAAKQAGVKTVVIPEKNRKDLLEIPPEIKQGLSVHPVTHVEDVLKIALQLTEPEKFMSHVGLKVIDSGSGMEVAN; the protein is encoded by the coding sequence ATGTCAGACAAGAAGTCAACTGAGTCGAAGAACTTACCACTACTTCCACTAAGAGACATGATTATTTTTCCACATATGGTTGTTCCACTATTTGTAGGAAGAGAGAAGTCAATCAATGCTCTAGAGGAAGCTTCAAAAAATGGTAATGAGCTTTTTCTCGTCACACAAAAAGATGCTAGTATTTTAAATCCAGATCGTGAAGATGTTTACAATGTAGGAACTGTTGTAAATATTATTCAGATGCTTCGCCTACCAGATAATACAGTTAAGGTACTTATCGAAGGGAAGTATAGAGCAACGATCGATGAGTTTGAAGCAAGAAGTGAAGGTTATTGGGCCGACGTTTCTAAATGCGTTCCAGAAGTTCCAGAACAAGTTAAGATCGAAGCGACAGTACGTTCAATCAAAAACGTATTTGAACAATATGTGAAACTTAATAAGAGAATTCCACCTGAATTACTTATGAGTATTTCATCAATCACTGATCCATCAAGATTAGCTGATATTATTGTTGCTCACTTATCGATGAAGATCCCAGAAAAGCAAGAGATTCTTGAAGCTGTGGATATTGAGCAACGTCTTCAACTTCTATTAGAGAAGATGCAAGGTGAAATTGAGATTATTAACGTAGAGAGAAGAATAAGAACTCGCGTTAAGTCGCAAATGGAAAAGTCTCAAAAAGAGTACTACCTTAATGAGCAGATGAATGCGATTCAAAAAGAGCTTGGACAAAAAGATGAGAAGTCTGAAGTTCAAGAAATGGAAGAGCGTCTGGCAAAGAAGAAAATGCCTGAAGAAGCTGTTAAGCGTGTTACAAAAGAAATTAAGAAACTTAAGTCAATGTCTCCAATGTCTGCAGAATCTGCAGTTGTTAGAAACTACATTGACTGGATGCTTTCTCTACCATGGGGAGAGTACACAGAAGATAATAATGATGTTGAACATGCAAGAGAAGTTCTTGATGATCACCACTTCGGAATGAAAGATGTAAAAGAGAGAATTCTTGAGTATCTTGCAGTAAGAAGTCTTGTTGGTTCTGAAGGTAAGGGAACAATCCTTTGTCTAGCAGGTCCTCCAGGTGTTGGTAAAACATCGATTTGTCAGTCACTTGCTGAGTCTCTTGGACGTAAGTTTGAAAGAGTTTCACTTGGTGGTGTTAGAGATGAATCTGAAATCCGTGGTCACCGTCGTACATATGTAGGTGCAATGCCAGGTAAGATCATCAGTGCAGTTAAGAAAGCAGGGACTTCAAACCCAGTTATTCTATTAGATGAAATTGATAAGATGACTTCTGATATGAGAGGGGATCCAGCAGCAGCAATGCTAGAGGTTCTAGACCCAGCTCAGAATAAGAACTTTGGAGATCACTACATAGAAGTAGAGTACGATCTATCAAAAGTAATGTTTGTTATGACTGCAAATGACCTTGGACAAATTCCAGGTCCACTTAGAGATAGAATGGAGATTATTAACCTAGCTGGTTATACTCCGATTGAGAAAACTCAGATCGCTAAGAAGTACCTTGCACCACGTGCATGGAAAGATAATGGACTTGATGCTTACGAATACTCAATGAGTGAAAATACAATCATGGACGTTGTTCGTGGTTACACTAAAGAAGCTGGTGTTCGTGGTTTAGAGAGACAGTTCAACACAATTGCAAGAAAGATTGCAACTGATGTTGTCACAAAAGATATTGAAAAAGGTAAGAAGTTCACAATCACTTCTAAACAACTTAAGAAGTTCCTTGGTCCTGTTAAATTCGATGATAATGTAATCGAAGAGCAGCCAGAAGTAGGTCTAGTAAATGGTCTTGCTTATACTTCAGTTGGTGGTTGTATGCTCCATATCGAAGTTATTGCAGTTCCAGGTAAAGGTGGTATCCAAATCACTGGTAAACTTGGAGAGGTTATGACTGAGTCGGCAAAAGCAGCAATGAGCTATGTTCGTTCAATTGCAGGTCGTCTTGGAATTGATAAAGAATGGTTTGAAACACATGATATTCATATCCATGCACCTGAGGGAGCGACTCCAAAAGACGGTCCATCAGCAGGTATCACAATGGTTACGGCCATTACATCAGCAATCTCTGGAATTCCTGTAAGGCAAGATGTTGCCATGACAGGTGAGGTGACAATTAGAGGACGTGTTCTTCCAATTGGTGGCCTAAAAGAGAAGATGCTGGCAGCAAAACAAGCAGGAGTAAAAACAGTTGTTATTCCTGAGAAGAATAGAAAAGATCTTCTTGAGATCCCACCGGAAATCAAGCAAGGACTATCTGTTCATCCAGTAACTCATGTTGAAGATGTTCTTAAGATTGCTCTACAATTAACAGAGCCAGAGAAGTTCATGTCACATGTAGGACTGAAGGTTATCGATTCTGGGAGCGGGATGGAAGTAGCTAACTAA
- a CDS encoding DUF3373 family protein: protein MKLNTMKKSIIALAVLSSTAYGASLEDRVEDLELSRDLNTWNFNGELEARYDYFDVENTTQNSNYSESQNSLWFRFDMHSKRSNKLDFYGRLSMSKYFNDFTSRAGNTSAVSNSGGAGRDKSGSEVYVERAFINYKIDDKFTFSIGRLPTIEGPSYHLQKGTARSGTYPQLAYGAELDGMALTYGTRAMGGTLAVRAIYTPLNQVNGAATAIDSRYLGAGGIKIGSTEQMYSAMIDYEKLNLGWAKRMNFIAQYVGFQDFFLDQVSSGTPVSNLNFDYDAYVAYFEFNGIGNTGLDIGFTYKHTTTDSRGGIPTVGGVFTDGTDGSNDGSVYMLDARYTFGSFKLGYEFLKADDYAFQVGLADVDAIGFYSTPASTGHHVFGSYDVNSDMRLILGYMMQDRDKLYINGVLSAGSDVEKKVNAGYARLITNF from the coding sequence ATGAAATTAAATACAATGAAAAAATCAATTATCGCACTTGCAGTTCTTTCATCGACTGCTTACGGTGCATCTCTAGAAGACAGAGTAGAGGATCTTGAGCTATCAAGGGATTTAAATACGTGGAACTTTAATGGAGAGCTAGAGGCTCGCTATGATTATTTTGATGTAGAGAATACAACACAAAACAGTAACTATAGTGAATCTCAAAACTCTCTGTGGTTTAGATTTGATATGCATTCAAAAAGAAGTAATAAATTAGACTTCTATGGACGTCTTTCAATGTCTAAATACTTTAATGATTTTACAAGTCGTGCTGGTAATACTTCTGCTGTTTCTAATTCAGGTGGTGCTGGTCGTGATAAGTCTGGTTCAGAAGTTTATGTTGAAAGAGCATTTATTAATTATAAGATTGATGATAAATTCACGTTTTCTATTGGACGTCTACCAACTATCGAAGGTCCTTCGTACCATCTACAGAAGGGGACTGCTAGATCTGGAACTTATCCGCAATTAGCATATGGAGCTGAGCTTGATGGTATGGCCCTAACATATGGTACAAGAGCAATGGGTGGTACTCTCGCTGTAAGAGCAATTTATACTCCACTTAATCAAGTTAATGGTGCAGCTACAGCTATTGATAGTCGATACCTTGGAGCTGGTGGAATTAAAATTGGATCAACTGAGCAAATGTACTCAGCAATGATCGACTACGAAAAGCTAAACCTTGGTTGGGCAAAGCGTATGAATTTTATTGCTCAATATGTAGGATTCCAAGACTTCTTCCTTGACCAAGTATCTAGTGGAACACCAGTTTCAAATTTAAACTTTGATTACGATGCATATGTGGCATATTTTGAATTCAATGGTATTGGAAACACTGGTTTAGATATTGGTTTTACTTATAAGCATACTACGACTGATTCAAGAGGTGGTATCCCAACTGTTGGTGGTGTTTTCACTGATGGAACAGATGGAAGTAATGATGGTAGTGTTTATATGTTAGACGCTCGTTACACTTTTGGTTCTTTCAAGCTTGGTTACGAGTTTTTAAAGGCTGATGATTATGCATTCCAAGTTGGACTTGCAGATGTAGACGCAATTGGATTCTATTCAACACCAGCTTCTACAGGTCATCATGTATTTGGATCATATGATGTAAATAGTGATATGAGACTAATTCTTGGATATATGATGCAGGATCGCGATAAGCTTTATATTAATGGAGTTCTTAGTGCAGGATCTGACGTAGAAAAGAAGGTAAATGCAGGATATGCGAGACTCATTACAAACTTCTAA